In one window of Mobula birostris isolate sMobBir1 chromosome 25, sMobBir1.hap1, whole genome shotgun sequence DNA:
- the LOC140187612 gene encoding unconventional myosin-XIX isoform X7, with translation MAVCNTNRAMAARQTNGFRDSQKTLDYTTLTHAAKEEIKAFLINEDELHQIDDLTKVNPVTTVTVLKCLQARYAAGVFYTNAGCTLVGLNPFQSVPNLYSSEVMKEYHNVTRPQELKPHIFVVAEQAFRNVQSHIEPIDQSLIVSGESGAGKTWTSRCLMNYFATLAASNTSIKCQENVERIEKRVLDSNPVMEAFGNASTLRNHNSSRFGKYIQLHLNRSQQLQGASVQTYLLEKTRVAYQAPHERNFHIFYQIVKGATEKQKSEWGLSEATEFFWLPNSEKVLEEKQFDETKNAMLHLGIDHDTQLNVFRILVGLLHLGNVQFSSPVDDSYPCDLKAEAKSFLSTTANLLKISEEVLLEQIRIRTIKAGRQQQIFKKPCSKMECETRKDCVAKVIYAKLFDWLVNVINGSICSHSFGWTNFIGLLDVYGFESFPQNNLEQLCINYANEKLQQHFVAHYLKAQQEEYTSEGLEWSFINYQDNQRCLDLIEGSPTSIFSLLNEESRLNRNSDENQFKTRLQTALANNHCLSWNVFSKVPNFIVAHYAGKVNYQIGGMLEKNKDPVPSELVQLLQTSQDALMMELFPIEEKEHNDTKVQNKAFTVVSKFKGSLESLMHILNSTTPHYIRCIKPNMDCKPFLFRSEEIPIPAFSGTLWTSGKIQPSQFTKYTKH, from the exons ATGGCCGTCTGTAACACTAACCGAGCCATGGCAGCACGCCAG ACTAATGGCTTCAGAGATTCCCAAAAGACTCTAGATTACACTACATTGACTCATGCAGCCAAAGAGGAGATAAAAGCTTTTCTCATTAATGAAGATGAGTTGCACCAGATTGATGATCTGACCAAAGTCAACCCAGTAACAACTGTCACAG TTTTAAAATGTCTCCAGGCAAGATATGCAGCTGGTGTTTTTTACACTAATGCGGGTTGTACATTAGTGGGTCTAAATCCAttccagtctgtgccaaacttGTATTCCTCTGAGGTCATGAAAGAATACCACAATGTGACTCGACCACAG GAATTGAAACCTCACATCTTTGTGGTGGCTGAACAAGCCTTCAGGAATGTACAGAGTCACATTGAACCAATTGACCAATCACTAATCGTCAGTGGAGAGAGTGGTGCTGGAAAG ACCTGGACGTCGCGTTGCCTTATGAATTACTTTGCCACACTTGctgcctcaaacacttctatAAAGTGCCAAGAAAATGTGGAACGAATAGAAAAGAGAGTATTGGACTCCAATCCAGTGATGGAGGCATTTG GAAATGCATCCACGCTAAGGAATCACAACAGTAGCCGATTTGGAAAGTACATCCAACTCCATTTAAACAG ATCTCAGCAGTTGCAGGGAGCTTCTGTGCAAACTTACCTATTGGAGAAAACACGAGTTGCCTATCAAGCTCCTCATGAAAGAAATTTTCACATTTTTTATCAG ATAGTGAAAGGAGCCACTGAGAAACAGAAATCGGAATGGGGTCTTTCTGAAGCCACAGAGTTCTTCTGGTTACCAAATTCTGAGAAGGTTTTAGAAG AGAAACAGTTTGATGAAACCAAAAATGCAATGCTGCATTTGGGTATTGATCACGACACACAACTTAATGTTTTCAGG ATTTTGGTTGGTCTTCTGCATCTTGGCAATGTGCAGTTCAGCTCTCCAGTGGATGACTCTTATCCTTGTGATCTCAAGGCAGAAGCTAAGA GCTTTCTTTCAACCACTGCAAATCTGCTGAAAATTTCTGAGGAAGTCCTTTTGGAACAGATCAGAATTCGAACTATAAAAGCAGGCAGGCAGCAACAAATCTTTAAAAAACCATGCTCAAAAATGGAATGTGAGACAAGAAAGGACTGTGTAGCCAAAGTTATTTATGCAAA GCTGTTTGACTGGCTGGTAAATGTTATAAATGGCTCTATTTGTTCACATTCTTTTGGATGGACCAATTTTATAG GTCTTCTAGATGTATATGGATTTGAATCATTTCCACAAAATAACCTGGAGCAACTTTGCATTAACTATGCAAACGAGAAACTCCAGCAGCACTTTGTTGCACACTATCTTAAGGCACAGCAG GAGGAATATACCTCGGAGGGCTTAGAGTGGTCCTTTATCAATTACCAAGATAACCAGAGGTGTTTGGATCTGATTGAGGGGAGTCCCACCAGCATATTCTCCCTTTTAAACGAG GAGAGCCGTCTTAATCGAAATTCAGATGAAAACCAATTCAAAACCCGCTTACAGACAGCTTTGGCAAATAATCATTGTTTGAGCTGGAATGTGTTCAGCAAGGTTCCAAACTTCATTGTTGCTCATTATGCTGGAAAGGTCAACTACCAGATTGGGGGAATGCTGGAAAAGAACAAG GATCCTGTACCATCAGAGCTGGTGCAGTTGTTGCAGACATCCCAGGATGCCTTGATGATGGAGCTATTTCCCATTGAAGAGAAAGAACACAATGACACTAAAGTTCAGAATAAAGCATTTACTGTGGTCTCCAAATTTAAG GGTTCACTTGAAAGTCTCATGCATATTTTGAACAGCACTACACCTCACTACATCAGATGCATCAAGCCTAATATGGATTGCAAGCCTTTTCTTTTCAGATCAGAGGAG ATTCCCATACCAGCATTTTCTGGAACGTTATGGACTTCTGGGAAAATACAGCCAAGCCAATTTACAAAATACACCAAGCATTAA
- the LOC140187612 gene encoding unconventional myosin-XIX isoform X8, translating into MAVCNTNRAMAARQTNGFRDSQKTLDYTTLTHAAKEEIKAFLINEDELHQIDDLTKVNPVTTVTVLKCLQARYAAGVFYTNAGCTLVGLNPFQSVPNLYSSEVMKEYHNVTRPQELKPHIFVVAEQAFRNVQSHIEPIDQSLIVSGESGAGKTWTSRCLMNYFATLAASNTSIKCQENVERIEKRVLDSNPVMEAFGNASTLRNHNSSRFGKYIQLHLNRSQQLQGASVQTYLLEKTRVAYQAPHERNFHIFYQIVKGATEKQKSEWGLSEATEFFWLPNSEKVLEEKQFDETKNAMLHLGIDHDTQLNVFRILVGLLHLGNVQFSSPVDDSYPCDLKAEAKSFLSTTANLLKISEEVLLEQIRIRTIKAGRQQQIFKKPCSKMECETRKDCVAKVIYAKSSRCIWI; encoded by the exons ATGGCCGTCTGTAACACTAACCGAGCCATGGCAGCACGCCAG ACTAATGGCTTCAGAGATTCCCAAAAGACTCTAGATTACACTACATTGACTCATGCAGCCAAAGAGGAGATAAAAGCTTTTCTCATTAATGAAGATGAGTTGCACCAGATTGATGATCTGACCAAAGTCAACCCAGTAACAACTGTCACAG TTTTAAAATGTCTCCAGGCAAGATATGCAGCTGGTGTTTTTTACACTAATGCGGGTTGTACATTAGTGGGTCTAAATCCAttccagtctgtgccaaacttGTATTCCTCTGAGGTCATGAAAGAATACCACAATGTGACTCGACCACAG GAATTGAAACCTCACATCTTTGTGGTGGCTGAACAAGCCTTCAGGAATGTACAGAGTCACATTGAACCAATTGACCAATCACTAATCGTCAGTGGAGAGAGTGGTGCTGGAAAG ACCTGGACGTCGCGTTGCCTTATGAATTACTTTGCCACACTTGctgcctcaaacacttctatAAAGTGCCAAGAAAATGTGGAACGAATAGAAAAGAGAGTATTGGACTCCAATCCAGTGATGGAGGCATTTG GAAATGCATCCACGCTAAGGAATCACAACAGTAGCCGATTTGGAAAGTACATCCAACTCCATTTAAACAG ATCTCAGCAGTTGCAGGGAGCTTCTGTGCAAACTTACCTATTGGAGAAAACACGAGTTGCCTATCAAGCTCCTCATGAAAGAAATTTTCACATTTTTTATCAG ATAGTGAAAGGAGCCACTGAGAAACAGAAATCGGAATGGGGTCTTTCTGAAGCCACAGAGTTCTTCTGGTTACCAAATTCTGAGAAGGTTTTAGAAG AGAAACAGTTTGATGAAACCAAAAATGCAATGCTGCATTTGGGTATTGATCACGACACACAACTTAATGTTTTCAGG ATTTTGGTTGGTCTTCTGCATCTTGGCAATGTGCAGTTCAGCTCTCCAGTGGATGACTCTTATCCTTGTGATCTCAAGGCAGAAGCTAAGA GCTTTCTTTCAACCACTGCAAATCTGCTGAAAATTTCTGAGGAAGTCCTTTTGGAACAGATCAGAATTCGAACTATAAAAGCAGGCAGGCAGCAACAAATCTTTAAAAAACCATGCTCAAAAATGGAATGTGAGACAAGAAAGGACTGTGTAGCCAAAGTTATTTATGCAAA GTCTTCTAGATGTATATGGATTTGA
- the pigw gene encoding phosphatidylinositol-glycan biosynthesis class W protein codes for MKQKEYKEAFVSNLNGTTLTENSVALISCALCVVYRGLVLMYFFGGATESVWRKFLLIDFVVLVALPVFFCTVLSDVLHWIVLGLVAVLVISIFQVYCQRKRSIHQNFQDVMAGFLETSLDMDHIPFVTLFRVYVNILTSICILAVDFPIFPRRFAKAETYGTGYMDFGTAAFVFSNALVSPETRQRNKIVSHSKLVSVVKQIIAVWPLVFLGLARLFSVKTVNYHEHISEYGLHWNFFFTLAIVRILSSFLLILCSVRRSWILSCGIAICYQLLLETTNLKQFILHGSDGKDTRDGFINANREGLFSMFGYVSIYMAGVQTGIFIMKKRMLVIDWIKIQGCLAVSTLLLLLLLHVCEVLTEPVSRRLANLSYIIWTVEQSLFFISVKMLADFVLVFVKFLSGMTNVPCSWNILPDSARHRKERTLFKNNAVEKVDKTTIRFCLIDAISRNQLLFFLQSNVLTGLVNLTVDTIHTNTFISLFVLLVYTLCNCTFVYILHIKDITLKFW; via the coding sequence ATGAAACAAAAAGAATACAAAGAAGCCTTTGTCAGTAACCTGAATGGTACTACTCTGACTGAGAATTCAGTGGCTTTGATTTCATGTGCATTATGTGTCGTCTATCGAGGACTGGTTTTAATGTATTTCTTTGGAGGAGCTACAGAATCGGTGTGGAGAAAATTCCTGTTGATCGACTTTGTTGTACTGGTGGCACTGCCTGTATTCTTCTGCACTGTTTTGTCGGATGTGCTTCACTGGATAGTGCTGGGTCTAGTAGCTGTTTTGGTGATATCTATATTTCAGGTATACTGTCAGAGAAAAAGGAGTATCCATCAGAACTTCCAAGATGTCATGGCAGGATTTTTGGAAACCAGTCTGGATATGGATCATATTCCCTTTGTCACCTTGTTTCGAGTCTATGTTAACATACTGACTAGCATCTGCATTCTAGCTGTGGACTTTCCAATATTTCCAAGACGTTTTGCTAAAGCTGAAACATATGGCACTGGGTATATGGATTTTGGTACAGCAGCTTTTGTATTTTCAAATGCACTTGTTTCTCCTGAAACAAGACAGAGGAACAAAATTGTATCACATTCTAAATTGGTTTCTGTAGTGAAACAGATAATAGCAGTCTGGCCATTAGTTTTCTTGGGATTAGCTCGTCTATTTAGTGTTAAGACTGTGAATTATCATGAGCATATCTCTGAATATGGTTTGCACTGGAATTTCTTTTTCACACTGGCAATAGTTAGGATCCTGTCATCTTTTCTTTTGATATTATGTTCTGTCAGAAGATCATGGATTCTGTCATGTGGCATTGCTATATGTTATCAATTACTCCTTGAAACAACAAATTTGAAGCAATTCATATTACATGGCAGTGATGGCAAAGATACCAGGGATGGGTTCATTAATGCTAACAGAGAAGGACTCTTTTCAATGTTTGGATATGTATCTATTTACATGGCTGGTGTTCAGACTGGCATTTTTATTATGAAGAAGAGGATGTTGGTAATAGACTGGATAAAAATTCAGGGTTGCCTTGCAGTGAGCACTTTGCTGTTATTGTTACTGTTGCATGTGTGCGAGGTACTCACAGAACCTGTATCGCGCCGGTTGGCTAATCTCAGTTACATCATATGGACAGTTGAGCAGAGTTTATTTTTTATCAGTGTGAAAATGCTTGCTGATTTTGTGCTGGTATTTGTCAAATTTCTGTCAGGGATGACTAACGTGCCGTGTTCATGGAACATTTTACCGGATTCTGCCCGACACAGAAAAGAAAGGACTTTGTTCAAAAACAATGCTGTGGAAAAAGTAGATAAAACCACGATACGTTTCTGTCTTATCGATGCCATAAGCAGAAACCAACTACTGTTTTTCCTGCAATCTAATGTTTTGACAGGTTTGGTGAATCTTACTGTAGATACTATTCATACCAACACATTTATTTCCTTATTTGTACTGTTGGTTTATACATTATGCAATTGTACCTTTGTATATATTTTGCATATCAAAGACATTACTTTAAAGTTCTGGTGA
- the LOC140187612 gene encoding unconventional myosin-XIX isoform X6: MAVCNTNRAMAARQTNGFRDSQKTLDYTTLTHAAKEEIKAFLINEDELHQIDDLTKVNPVTTVTVLKCLQARYAAGVFYTNAGCTLVGLNPFQSVPNLYSSEVMKEYHNVTRPQELKPHIFVVAEQAFRNVQSHIEPIDQSLIVSGESGAGKTWTSRCLMNYFATLAASNTSIKCQENVERIEKRVLDSNPVMEAFGNASTLRNHNSSRFGKYIQLHLNRSQQLQGASVQTYLLEKTRVAYQAPHERNFHIFYQIVKGATEKQKSEWGLSEATEFFWLPNSEKVLEEKQFDETKNAMLHLGIDHDTQLNVFRILVGLLHLGNVQFSSPVDDSYPCDLKAEAKSFLSTTANLLKISEEVLLEQIRIRTIKAGRQQQIFKKPCSKMECETRKDCVAKVIYAKLFDWLVNVINGSICSHSFGWTNFIGLLDVYGFESFPQNNLEQLCINYANEKLQQHFVAHYLKAQQEEYTSEGLEWSFINYQDNQRCLDLIEGSPTSIFSLLNEESRLNRNSDENQFKTRLQTALANNHCLSWNVFSKVPNFIVAHYAGKVNYQIGGMLEKNKDPVPSELVQLLQTSQDALMMELFPIEEKEHNDTKVQNKAFTVVSKFKGSLESLMHILNSTTPHYIRCIKPNMDCKPFLFRSEEIFTQLEACGLVETVSISAAGFPIRFPYQHFLERYGLLGKYSQANLQNTPSINGCFFTKKQKAPFSLTLHQFLHYLFAVFILLIHSTLHDLCCHICLS; this comes from the exons ATGGCCGTCTGTAACACTAACCGAGCCATGGCAGCACGCCAG ACTAATGGCTTCAGAGATTCCCAAAAGACTCTAGATTACACTACATTGACTCATGCAGCCAAAGAGGAGATAAAAGCTTTTCTCATTAATGAAGATGAGTTGCACCAGATTGATGATCTGACCAAAGTCAACCCAGTAACAACTGTCACAG TTTTAAAATGTCTCCAGGCAAGATATGCAGCTGGTGTTTTTTACACTAATGCGGGTTGTACATTAGTGGGTCTAAATCCAttccagtctgtgccaaacttGTATTCCTCTGAGGTCATGAAAGAATACCACAATGTGACTCGACCACAG GAATTGAAACCTCACATCTTTGTGGTGGCTGAACAAGCCTTCAGGAATGTACAGAGTCACATTGAACCAATTGACCAATCACTAATCGTCAGTGGAGAGAGTGGTGCTGGAAAG ACCTGGACGTCGCGTTGCCTTATGAATTACTTTGCCACACTTGctgcctcaaacacttctatAAAGTGCCAAGAAAATGTGGAACGAATAGAAAAGAGAGTATTGGACTCCAATCCAGTGATGGAGGCATTTG GAAATGCATCCACGCTAAGGAATCACAACAGTAGCCGATTTGGAAAGTACATCCAACTCCATTTAAACAG ATCTCAGCAGTTGCAGGGAGCTTCTGTGCAAACTTACCTATTGGAGAAAACACGAGTTGCCTATCAAGCTCCTCATGAAAGAAATTTTCACATTTTTTATCAG ATAGTGAAAGGAGCCACTGAGAAACAGAAATCGGAATGGGGTCTTTCTGAAGCCACAGAGTTCTTCTGGTTACCAAATTCTGAGAAGGTTTTAGAAG AGAAACAGTTTGATGAAACCAAAAATGCAATGCTGCATTTGGGTATTGATCACGACACACAACTTAATGTTTTCAGG ATTTTGGTTGGTCTTCTGCATCTTGGCAATGTGCAGTTCAGCTCTCCAGTGGATGACTCTTATCCTTGTGATCTCAAGGCAGAAGCTAAGA GCTTTCTTTCAACCACTGCAAATCTGCTGAAAATTTCTGAGGAAGTCCTTTTGGAACAGATCAGAATTCGAACTATAAAAGCAGGCAGGCAGCAACAAATCTTTAAAAAACCATGCTCAAAAATGGAATGTGAGACAAGAAAGGACTGTGTAGCCAAAGTTATTTATGCAAA GCTGTTTGACTGGCTGGTAAATGTTATAAATGGCTCTATTTGTTCACATTCTTTTGGATGGACCAATTTTATAG GTCTTCTAGATGTATATGGATTTGAATCATTTCCACAAAATAACCTGGAGCAACTTTGCATTAACTATGCAAACGAGAAACTCCAGCAGCACTTTGTTGCACACTATCTTAAGGCACAGCAG GAGGAATATACCTCGGAGGGCTTAGAGTGGTCCTTTATCAATTACCAAGATAACCAGAGGTGTTTGGATCTGATTGAGGGGAGTCCCACCAGCATATTCTCCCTTTTAAACGAG GAGAGCCGTCTTAATCGAAATTCAGATGAAAACCAATTCAAAACCCGCTTACAGACAGCTTTGGCAAATAATCATTGTTTGAGCTGGAATGTGTTCAGCAAGGTTCCAAACTTCATTGTTGCTCATTATGCTGGAAAGGTCAACTACCAGATTGGGGGAATGCTGGAAAAGAACAAG GATCCTGTACCATCAGAGCTGGTGCAGTTGTTGCAGACATCCCAGGATGCCTTGATGATGGAGCTATTTCCCATTGAAGAGAAAGAACACAATGACACTAAAGTTCAGAATAAAGCATTTACTGTGGTCTCCAAATTTAAG GGTTCACTTGAAAGTCTCATGCATATTTTGAACAGCACTACACCTCACTACATCAGATGCATCAAGCCTAATATGGATTGCAAGCCTTTTCTTTTCAGATCAGAGGAG ATTTTTACCCAGCTAGAAGCCTGTGGTTTAGTTGAAACAGTTAGCATAAGTGCGGCTGGGTTCCCCATTAG ATTCCCATACCAGCATTTTCTGGAACGTTATGGACTTCTGGGAAAATACAGCCAAGCCAATTTACAAAATACACCAAGCATTAATGGATGCTTTTtcacaaaaaaacaaaaag CTCCTTTCAGTTTGACTCTTCACCAGTTCCTTCATTATCTTTTTGCTGTCTTCATCTTGCTAATTCACTCGACTTTGCACGATCTCTGCTGTCACATTTGCCTGTCTTAA
- the LOC140187612 gene encoding unconventional myosin-XIX isoform X5 — protein MAVCNTNRAMAARQTNGFRDSQKTLDYTTLTHAAKEEIKAFLINEDELHQIDDLTKVNPVTTVTVLKCLQARYAAGVFYTNAGCTLVGLNPFQSVPNLYSSEVMKEYHNVTRPQELKPHIFVVAEQAFRNVQSHIEPIDQSLIVSGESGAGKTWTSRCLMNYFATLAASNTSIKCQENVERIEKRVLDSNPVMEAFGNASTLRNHNSSRFGKYIQLHLNRSQQLQGASVQTYLLEKTRVAYQAPHERNFHIFYQIVKGATEKQKSEWGLSEATEFFWLPNSEKVLEEKQFDETKNAMLHLGIDHDTQLNVFRILVGLLHLGNVQFSSPVDDSYPCDLKAEAKSFLSTTANLLKISEEVLLEQIRIRTIKAGRQQQIFKKPCSKMECETRKDCVAKVIYAKLFDWLVNVINGSICSHSFGWTNFIGLLDVYGFESFPQNNLEQLCINYANEKLQQHFVAHYLKAQQEEYTSEGLEWSFINYQDNQRCLDLIEGSPTSIFSLLNEESRLNRNSDENQFKTRLQTALANNHCLSWNVFSKVPNFIVAHYAGKVNYQIGGMLEKNKDPVPSELVQLLQTSQDALMMELFPIEEKEHNDTKVQNKAFTVVSKFKGSLESLMHILNSTTPHYIRCIKPNMDCKPFLFRSEEIFTQLEACGLVETVSISAAGFPIRFPYQHFLERYGLLGKYSQANLQNTPSINGCFFTKKQKGALSTGGSSETLQSTVQDILTNVLAGQSVSSFRNPAVNGLCHTKVHCGKTKLFMTHNMY, from the exons ATGGCCGTCTGTAACACTAACCGAGCCATGGCAGCACGCCAG ACTAATGGCTTCAGAGATTCCCAAAAGACTCTAGATTACACTACATTGACTCATGCAGCCAAAGAGGAGATAAAAGCTTTTCTCATTAATGAAGATGAGTTGCACCAGATTGATGATCTGACCAAAGTCAACCCAGTAACAACTGTCACAG TTTTAAAATGTCTCCAGGCAAGATATGCAGCTGGTGTTTTTTACACTAATGCGGGTTGTACATTAGTGGGTCTAAATCCAttccagtctgtgccaaacttGTATTCCTCTGAGGTCATGAAAGAATACCACAATGTGACTCGACCACAG GAATTGAAACCTCACATCTTTGTGGTGGCTGAACAAGCCTTCAGGAATGTACAGAGTCACATTGAACCAATTGACCAATCACTAATCGTCAGTGGAGAGAGTGGTGCTGGAAAG ACCTGGACGTCGCGTTGCCTTATGAATTACTTTGCCACACTTGctgcctcaaacacttctatAAAGTGCCAAGAAAATGTGGAACGAATAGAAAAGAGAGTATTGGACTCCAATCCAGTGATGGAGGCATTTG GAAATGCATCCACGCTAAGGAATCACAACAGTAGCCGATTTGGAAAGTACATCCAACTCCATTTAAACAG ATCTCAGCAGTTGCAGGGAGCTTCTGTGCAAACTTACCTATTGGAGAAAACACGAGTTGCCTATCAAGCTCCTCATGAAAGAAATTTTCACATTTTTTATCAG ATAGTGAAAGGAGCCACTGAGAAACAGAAATCGGAATGGGGTCTTTCTGAAGCCACAGAGTTCTTCTGGTTACCAAATTCTGAGAAGGTTTTAGAAG AGAAACAGTTTGATGAAACCAAAAATGCAATGCTGCATTTGGGTATTGATCACGACACACAACTTAATGTTTTCAGG ATTTTGGTTGGTCTTCTGCATCTTGGCAATGTGCAGTTCAGCTCTCCAGTGGATGACTCTTATCCTTGTGATCTCAAGGCAGAAGCTAAGA GCTTTCTTTCAACCACTGCAAATCTGCTGAAAATTTCTGAGGAAGTCCTTTTGGAACAGATCAGAATTCGAACTATAAAAGCAGGCAGGCAGCAACAAATCTTTAAAAAACCATGCTCAAAAATGGAATGTGAGACAAGAAAGGACTGTGTAGCCAAAGTTATTTATGCAAA GCTGTTTGACTGGCTGGTAAATGTTATAAATGGCTCTATTTGTTCACATTCTTTTGGATGGACCAATTTTATAG GTCTTCTAGATGTATATGGATTTGAATCATTTCCACAAAATAACCTGGAGCAACTTTGCATTAACTATGCAAACGAGAAACTCCAGCAGCACTTTGTTGCACACTATCTTAAGGCACAGCAG GAGGAATATACCTCGGAGGGCTTAGAGTGGTCCTTTATCAATTACCAAGATAACCAGAGGTGTTTGGATCTGATTGAGGGGAGTCCCACCAGCATATTCTCCCTTTTAAACGAG GAGAGCCGTCTTAATCGAAATTCAGATGAAAACCAATTCAAAACCCGCTTACAGACAGCTTTGGCAAATAATCATTGTTTGAGCTGGAATGTGTTCAGCAAGGTTCCAAACTTCATTGTTGCTCATTATGCTGGAAAGGTCAACTACCAGATTGGGGGAATGCTGGAAAAGAACAAG GATCCTGTACCATCAGAGCTGGTGCAGTTGTTGCAGACATCCCAGGATGCCTTGATGATGGAGCTATTTCCCATTGAAGAGAAAGAACACAATGACACTAAAGTTCAGAATAAAGCATTTACTGTGGTCTCCAAATTTAAG GGTTCACTTGAAAGTCTCATGCATATTTTGAACAGCACTACACCTCACTACATCAGATGCATCAAGCCTAATATGGATTGCAAGCCTTTTCTTTTCAGATCAGAGGAG ATTTTTACCCAGCTAGAAGCCTGTGGTTTAGTTGAAACAGTTAGCATAAGTGCGGCTGGGTTCCCCATTAG ATTCCCATACCAGCATTTTCTGGAACGTTATGGACTTCTGGGAAAATACAGCCAAGCCAATTTACAAAATACACCAAGCATTAATGGATGCTTTTtcacaaaaaaacaaaaag GTGCACTATCAacaggtggcagcagtgagacacTGCAGTCCACTGTGCAGGACATTCTCACTAATGTATTAGCTGGTCAAAGTGTATCATCGTTCCGGAACCCAGCTGTGAATGGGTTGTGTCACACAAAAGTGCACTGTGGCAAAACAAAATTGTTCATGACTCACAATATG TACTGA